The genomic DNA TGTGCACGCCATTCGATGAGGCGAGTGCGGATTTCTTGGCCGAGCTCGGTGTAGCGGCATTTAAGTTGCCATCCGGAGAGCTGACCAACCTGCCGTTGCTTGCGCACGTGGCGAGGAAGGGCAGGCCGATACTGGTGTCAACCGGGATGGCCACCCTCGCCGAGGTCCGCAGCGCGGTGGAGGCCATCCGGCAGGCAGGGAATCCGCCGCTGATTCTGCTGCATGCGGTGAGCAGCTATCCGGCCGATGCGGCCGATGCGAATCTCAGGGCCATGCAGACGATGGGCGATGTGTTCGGCGTGCCGGTGGGGTATTCAGATCATACGCTCGGCATCGAAGTGGCGTTGGCGGCGGTCGCCCTGGGTGCGTGCGTCATTGAAAAGCACGTCACACTGGACCGCACGCTGCCCGGGCCTGACCACCGCGCGTCGCTTGAGCCGCATGAGTTCGCCTCGTTGGTGCGAGGCATCCGAACGGTGGAAGCCTCACTTGGCCACGGGCGCAAAGAGCCGGCGGCGAGCGAAGCGAACACGGCGGCGGTGGCGCGCAAGAGCCTGGTGG from Candidatus Omnitrophota bacterium includes the following:
- the neuB gene encoding N-acetylneuraminate synthase, with the translated sequence MNVDIAGHRVGLGHRCVIIAEAGVNHNGSIETARRLVDAAVDVGADAVKFQAFSAQRLVAASAPKAAYQARTTGAGESQLAMLTRLELSARDHQDLFAYCRQRGIMYLCTPFDEASADFLAELGVAAFKLPSGELTNLPLLAHVARKGRPILVSTGMATLAEVRSAVEAIRQAGNPPLILLHAVSSYPADAADANLRAMQTMGDVFGVPVGYSDHTLGIEVALAAVALGACVIEKHVTLDRTLPGPDHRASLEPHEFASLVRGIRTVEASLGHGRKEPAASEANTAAVARKSLVAARPIARGSVVTADAVAIKRPGTGLAPTELSRIVGKIAAEDIPADALFTLEMLT